A region from the Dysidea avara chromosome 15, odDysAvar1.4, whole genome shotgun sequence genome encodes:
- the LOC136245987 gene encoding uncharacterized protein has product MTKVKYEQLNSFIAKDPTSYFDLLWKTSIMFGSPRPAWSGMMQLVHHGNHPGKSSVMFLPMIDINPSDTTCVYSTLKYIQEHSRRHNVTPIITFDQPLWWKALMIIVSEPVGSELKSIVLRLGGFHTEMSFLGCIGHLMAASGLQELLEQVYAPNAVVHMLNGKATARALRGHLIVDAALNALILASTFGIPIPQCSEITNEETEEVAEISQTHDDFFDNTDLKEAAILYERLVQGSITADHVCEHATLARIDDSLQNKKEILKTSRTAKLWLQYMDMIDVLRKHIRAERIGNWDLHLQAVAEMLPYMAAAGHNNYTKSLHIYLQQMSHLQDDHPDVYQHFQNGLHVIRRSDRYWAGLSSDLVIEQVLMRSMKTNGGLTRGRGMNEQQRLVWLLSMPACAEVNRAMQELTGVSYDSGDQNKEMTQARLTRDWKDTQIILSCLQERDPFSTFDTSLRSIYSGVHAQSIINVDNAREVGSAILDRMKGTTVAEYTFKKSHQVCTENSRSALKIEGVTVQIDPQLLFQWLTVAANATNRIEDVFKYELCSYPPALFDSSLILRQPQKAALSNAIWSVVSLDSQEIPGEVQFVLDGGALLQRVPWTQGSAYGNICTIYTDYVAKKYGEAIVVFDGYQKSSTKDMAHKRRAKGRSGVPVSFTDSTKLNMRKETFLANCTNKQKFIIMLGKYLKRRNCKVYHSPGDADVMIVQKAVESATVTDTVLVGDDTDLLVLLCYHACLNSHTIFFKPEPKRTTTKKLRVWNISAAKKKLGPEVCKNLLFLHAILGCDTTSQLYGIGKGASLKKFRSIRNFQEQAEVFCTSSATPKEIIAAGEQALVAMYNGKPGETLDCLRYKCFCEKVATNNTFIHPQTLSPTSAAAKYHSLRVYLQIQEWKGCGREFQPLEWGWKECDGTLMPLFTDLPPAPDDLLKIIRCNFHTDCSTMRCTCKKYNVKCSPACGNCKGTACTNVDGVILEDDDN; this is encoded by the exons ATGACCAAGGTTAAATATGAACAGCTCAACAGTTTTATAGCCAAAGATCCCACCTCTTACTTTGATTTATTATGGAAAACCTCAATTATGTTTGGATCACCAAGGCCAGCATGGTCAGGAATGATGCAGCTTGTTCATCATGGAAATCATCCTGGAAAATCATCAGTAATGTTCCTCCCAATGATTGATATCAATCCCAGTGACACTACATGCGTATACTCCACATTGAAATACATTCAAGAGCATTCCCGGCGACATAATGTCACACCTATAATCACATTTGATCAACCACTATGGTGGAAAGCTTTGATGATCATTGTCAGTGAGCCAGTTGGAAGTGAACTGAAGAGTATAGTTCTTCGTCTAGGAGGCTTTCATACCGAAATGAGTTTTCTTGGGTGCATTGGTCACCTCATGGCAGCTTCTGGTTTGCAAGAACTACTAGAACAGGTATATGCACCTAATGCAGTAGTCCATATGCTCAATGGTAAAGCTACTGCTAGAGCATTACGAGGACATCTTATAGTTGATGCAGCACTTAATGCTTTGATCTTAGCTAGCACCTTTGGTATTCCCATACCACAATGTTCAGAGATCACAAACGAAGAAACAGAGGAGGTAGCAGAGATATCACAaacacatgatgatttctttgacAATACTGACCTGAAAGAAGCTGCCATCCTCTATGAAAGGCTAGTTCAAGGATCGATAACTGCAGATCATGTATGTGAGCATGCTACACTAGCCAGAATTGATGATTCCCTTCAAAACAagaaagaaattttgaaaacttcCAGAACAGCAAAATTATGGCTTCAGTACATGGACATGATTGATGTTCTTCGCAAACATATTAGAGCAGAGCGTATTGGTAACTGGGATTTGCATCTTCAAGCTGTTGCAGAAATGCTTCCTTACATGGCAGCCGCAGGGCACAACAATTACACCAAGTCTTTACATATATACTTACAGCAAATGTCTCATCTCCAAGATGATCACCCTGATGTATACCAACACTTTCAGAATGGCTTACATGTGATCAGACGTAGTGATCGTTACTGGGCTGGTCTCTCTTCAGATCTTGTCATTGAACAGGTGCTGATGAGGAGCATGAAGACAAATGGTGGTCTCACAAGAGGACGAGGTATGAACGAACAGCAACGATTAGTTTGGTTACTATCAATGCCAGCATGTGCTGAAGTAAATAGAGCTATGCAAGAACTCACTGGGGTGTCTTATGATTCTGGAGATCAGAACAAGGAGATGACACAGGCTAGGCTAACTCGTGATTGGAAGGACACCCAAATAATTCTTAGTTGCCTTCAAGAACGAGATCCGTTTTCTACTTTTGACACCAGCCTACGCAGCATCTACTCTGGAGTGCATGCACAGAGCATTATTAATGTTGACAATGCAAGAGAAGTTGGTAGTGCTATTTTGGATAGAATGAAAGGAACAACAGTTGCTGAGTACACTTTCAAGAAAAGCCATCAA GTCTGCACTGAAAATTCAAGGTCTGCACTGAAAATTGAAGGTGTTACAGTTCAGATTGATCCCCAACTTCTCTTCCAATGGTTAACTGTAGCAGCAAATGCAACTAATAGAATTGAAGATGTGTTCAAGTATGAGCTTTGCAGCTATCCACCAGCATTGTTTGATTCTTCACTAATCCTTAGACAGCCACAGAAAGCTGCACTAAGTAACGCTATTTGGAGTGTTGTGTCACTAGATAGTCAGGAAATACCTGGAGAGGTCCAATTTGTGCTGGATGGAGGAGCCCTCCTACAACGTGTTCCATGGACACAAGGATCAGCTTATGGGAATATTTGTACAATATACACAGATTATGTAGCAAAGAAATATGGAGAAGCTATAGTTGTTTTTGATGGATATCAGAAGTCATCAACAAAAGATATGGCACACAAAAGGAGAGCTAAAGGACGATCAGGAGTACCTGTTTCATTTACAGATAGCACTAAACTCAACATGAGAAAAGAAACCTTTTTAGCAAACTGTACAAACAAGCAGAAGTTCATTATTATGCTTGGGAAGTACTTAAAAAGAAGAAATTGCAAAGTGTATCATAGTCCAGGAGATGCTGATGTAATGATAGTACAGAAAGCTGTAGAATCAGCCACAGTAACAGACACTGTTctggttggtgatgacaccgATCTTCTGGTATTGTTATGCTATCATGCCTGCTTAAATTCTCATACCATATTTTTCAAACCTGAGCCAAAAAGAACCACCACCAAGAAACTTCGAGTATGGAACATTAGTGCTGCCAAGAAGAAACTTGGTCCTGAAGTATGTAAAAATCTTCTTTTCCTTCATGCTATACTTGgatgtgatactacttcacaaCTGTATGGTATTGGAAAAGGTGCTTCCCTTAAGAAGTTCCGGTCAATTCGAAACTTTCAAGAGCAAGCAGAAGTATTTTGCACATCATCTGCTACACCGAAAGAAATAATTGCAGCAGGAGAGCAAGCTTTAGTGGCAATGTACAACGGAAAACCAGGAGAAACATTGGACTGTTTACGCTATAAGTGTTTCTGTGAGAAAGTGGCTACGAATAATAcatttattcatccacaaactCTATCTCCTACTTCCGCAGCTGCCAAATACCATAGCCTACGTGTGTATTTACAAATACAGGAGTGGAAAGGCTGTGGCAGAGAATTTCAGCCACTTGAATGGGGGTGGAAAGAGTGTGATGGGACTCTAATGCCATTGTTCACTGATTTACCACCAGCTCCAGATGACCTACTTAAGATAATAAGATGTAATTTCCACACAGATTGTAGCACTATGAGGTGCACATGCAAGAAATATAATGTAAAATGTTCTCCTGCATGTGGCAATTGCAAAGGAACAGCTTGTACCAATGTTGATGGTGTGATTCTTGAAGATGATGATAATTGA